The following proteins are co-located in the candidate division WOR-3 bacterium genome:
- a CDS encoding phosphatidylglycerophosphatase A, with protein sequence MNFSYGFGLVSYVLALFLLGLYPKVRILPISFDASLLFHFIAFFLLYIFLFDRLKKKLLSFLIAFSIAGVIELLQRFVPSRFPSLSDFIYDLAGIVTALMVGFKGKDVVFKLVYSFLGIGYIPVGPGTLASLVFTVFIYFSKSIRAIYVWQIFVILLPMAIVASQKAEDLMGEDPSLCVIDEVVGVALPLIFLKFNIKLYALAFLFFRFFDILKPFGIKKLEKIRGGLGIVLDDLVSGGFSLLAVKLVVIILSQVGVNL encoded by the coding sequence ATGAATTTTTCTTATGGCTTTGGCCTTGTTTCTTATGTCCTTGCCCTTTTCCTTTTGGGGCTTTATCCTAAGGTGAGGATTTTGCCGATTTCCTTTGATGCCAGTTTACTTTTCCATTTCATTGCATTTTTTCTGCTTTATATATTTTTGTTTGACAGGCTAAAAAAGAAGTTGCTGAGTTTTCTCATTGCTTTCTCTATTGCAGGGGTTATTGAACTCCTTCAAAGGTTTGTACCTTCCCGTTTTCCTTCTCTTTCTGATTTTATTTATGACCTCGCGGGAATCGTTACCGCATTAATGGTTGGTTTTAAAGGAAAGGATGTTGTTTTTAAGTTAGTTTATTCATTTCTCGGAATTGGCTACATCCCTGTTGGGCCGGGTACGCTGGCGAGCTTAGTTTTTACGGTTTTCATTTATTTTTCGAAGAGTATAAGGGCCATTTATGTCTGGCAAATTTTTGTGATACTTTTACCTATGGCAATTGTTGCCTCTCAAAAGGCTGAGGATTTGATGGGTGAAGACCCTTCTTTATGTGTGATAGATGAAGTTGTGGGCGTAGCTTTGCCCCTTATATTTTTGAAATTTAATATAAAGCTTTACGCTTTGGCTTTCCTTTTCTTCAGATTCTTTGATATTCTTAAACCTTTCGGCATAAAGAAACTTGAAAAGATTAGAGGAGGGCTTGGGATTGTGCTTGACGACTTAGT
- a CDS encoding YifB family Mg chelatase-like AAA ATPase, producing the protein MVSRVFSGTVIGIDGVLISVEVDISTGMPGFNIVGLPESAVKEAKERVVAAIRNSGYQVPPRKVTVNLAPADIRKEGTAFDLPIAIAVLKAYGFVKSEVNHMVVGELSLDGKVRQVKGVLPLSLSLKNYSHLGGIIVPYENKDEASLCKTSKVYPVKTLVEAVQFLNGEVHIEPNVFDIESVFQLESIEDVDFKDVKGQEHAKRALEVAAAGGHNVLMIGPPGSGKTMLARRIPSILPPMTLEEALETTKIYSVAGLLPKDSPLVSRRPFRSPHHTISDIGLVGGGANPRPGEVSLAHNGVLFLDELPEFNRSALEVLRQPLEDGHVVITRAKNSVSYPSRFMLVAAMNPCPCGYYGDHFHQCTCTPSSILKYRSRISGPLLDRIDIQIEVPALRFEHLRGLEDGEDSKNIRERVIKAREIQLWRFKGKKRMYCNAHMDSRTIKEVCKLDDKSEEILKIAIEKFGFSARTYFRILKVARTIADLEGSAEITPKCVQEAIHYRIFDKRVLLQ; encoded by the coding sequence AGGGATAGATGGCGTTCTGATTTCCGTTGAGGTTGATATCTCAACGGGAATGCCAGGGTTTAATATCGTTGGGCTTCCGGAGAGTGCTGTAAAAGAGGCAAAGGAAAGGGTGGTTGCGGCCATTAGAAATTCAGGTTATCAGGTCCCACCACGCAAGGTTACGGTAAACCTGGCACCGGCAGATATTAGAAAAGAGGGTACTGCCTTTGATCTGCCTATAGCCATTGCAGTTTTAAAGGCCTACGGCTTCGTGAAAAGCGAAGTGAATCATATGGTCGTAGGTGAGCTTTCCCTTGATGGGAAGGTTCGCCAGGTTAAAGGAGTTCTACCCCTTTCGTTAAGTTTGAAAAATTACTCTCACCTTGGTGGAATAATCGTTCCTTACGAGAACAAGGATGAAGCCTCCCTTTGCAAAACCTCTAAGGTATATCCTGTTAAAACTCTTGTTGAAGCTGTGCAGTTTCTCAATGGAGAAGTTCACATAGAGCCGAATGTTTTTGATATAGAGTCGGTTTTTCAGCTTGAAAGTATTGAAGATGTCGACTTTAAAGATGTTAAGGGGCAAGAACATGCAAAAAGGGCGCTGGAGGTTGCGGCTGCAGGTGGCCACAACGTTTTGATGATAGGCCCTCCTGGATCAGGTAAGACGATGCTGGCAAGGCGGATTCCTTCTATTCTCCCTCCAATGACCTTAGAGGAGGCCTTGGAGACTACGAAGATCTACTCGGTCGCGGGTCTTTTGCCCAAGGATAGTCCGCTGGTATCCCGTAGACCTTTCCGCTCTCCTCACCATACCATATCGGATATAGGCTTAGTGGGTGGTGGTGCCAACCCAAGGCCCGGTGAGGTATCCCTTGCCCATAATGGGGTTCTGTTTTTAGATGAGCTTCCTGAGTTTAATAGATCGGCTCTTGAGGTACTGAGACAGCCTTTAGAAGATGGCCATGTTGTCATTACAAGGGCAAAGAATAGTGTTTCTTACCCTTCGCGATTTATGCTGGTTGCGGCCATGAACCCCTGCCCCTGCGGATACTACGGGGACCATTTTCACCAGTGTACTTGCACTCCTTCCAGTATTTTAAAATACCGGTCGAGGATTTCCGGTCCCCTCCTTGACAGAATTGATATTCAGATTGAAGTACCTGCTTTAAGGTTTGAACACTTGCGTGGACTTGAGGACGGTGAGGACTCGAAAAATATAAGGGAAAGGGTCATAAAAGCGAGGGAGATCCAGCTCTGGAGGTTTAAAGGGAAAAAGAGGATGTATTGCAATGCCCATATGGACTCCAGGACTATAAAAGAAGTGTGCAAACTTGATGATAAGTCTGAAGAAATTCTAAAGATAGCCATAGAAAAATTTGGATTTTCAGCAAGAACCTATTTCAGGATTTTGAAGGTGGCAAGAACAATAGCTGATTTGGAAGGAAGCGCAGAAATCACTCCAAAGTGCGTTCAAGAAGCGATCCACTATAGAATTTTTGATAAAAGGGTGCTTTTACAATGA